A genome region from Populus alba chromosome 3, ASM523922v2, whole genome shotgun sequence includes the following:
- the LOC118054646 gene encoding Golgi SNAP receptor complex member 1-1, with product MEVTTSSSWDALRKQARKLEAQLDEQMSSFRKLASSKVSTKVDSPENDLESGIDRLLKQLQQVNSQMQAWVSSGGSEMVSHTLTRHQEILQDLTQEFHRLCSGMRAKQEHALLLEDFREFDRTRLDLEDGDGSADQALLREHASISRNTGQMDNVISQAQSTLGTLVLQRSTFGGINSKLSNVSSRLPTVNQILSAIKRKKSMDTIIVSLVASVCTFLIFIYWLTK from the exons ATGGAAGTGACTACTTCTTCTTCATGGGACGCTTTACGCAAACAG GCAAGGAAACTTGAAGCTCAGTTGGATGAGCAGATGAGCTCATTTCGTAAACTAGCATCCTCGAAGGTTTCTACAAAAGTTGATTCTCCAGAGAATGATCTTGAATCTGGGATAGATAGGCTATTAAAACAGCTCCAACAAGTAAATTCACAGATGCAAGCTTGGGTATCATCTGGAGGATCAGAAATGGTTTCTCACACCTTGACTCGGCATCAGGAAATTCTTCAAGATCTTACTCAG GAGTTTCATCGTCTCTGTTCTGGCATGAGAGCTAAGCAAGAACATGCTCTTCTTCTGGAAGACTTTAGGGAGTTTGATCGAACAAGATTAGATTTGGAAGATGGAGATGGTTCTGCAGACCAAGCCCTTCTTAGAGAGCACGCATCTATTAGCCGAAATACCGGGCAG ATGGATAATGTGATTTCACAAGCCCAATCTACTCTTGGCACACTAGTTCTTCAACGTTCAACTTTTGGAGGAATCAATTCAAAGCTGAGTAATGTTAGCAGCCGCCTCCCTACG GTAAATCAAATTCTATCAGcaataaagaggaaaaaatccATGGATACCATCATAGTTTCCCTGGTTGCATCCGTATgcacttttcttatttttatttactggtTGACCAAGTAA
- the LOC118054647 gene encoding aquaporin NIP6-1, producing MDNAEVPSVPSTPVTPGTQGAPLFGGLKGERGTGVHGRKSLLRSCKCFSVEEWAMEEGRLPPVSCSLPPPPVSLARKVGAEFIGTLILIFAGTATAIVNQKTQGSETLIGLAASSGLAVMIIILATGHISGAHLNPSITIAFAALKHFPWKHVPVYIGAQVLASLCAAFALKGIFHPVMGGGVTVPSGGYGQAFALEFITSFILMFVVTAVATDTRAVGELAGIAVGATVMLNIFIAGETTGASMNPVRTLGPAIAVNNYKAIWIYLTAPILGALCGAGTYSAVKLPEEDGDSNEKTSAARSFRR from the exons ATGGACAATGCAGAGGTTCCATCAGTTCCTTCAACCCCAGTAACACCAGGTACTCAGGGTGCTCCTCTCTTTGGTGGGCTTAAGGGGGAGAGAGGTACTGGTGTTCATGGTAGAAAATCCCTATTGCGAAGTTGCAAGTGTTTCAGTGTGGAAGAATGGGCGATGGAAGAAGGAAGATTGCCTCCTGTCTCTTGCTCACTGCCCCCTCCTCCTGTCTCACTAGCAAGAAAG GTGGGAGCTGAATTCATTGGCACTCTTATACTGATCTTTGCTGGGACAGCCACGGCCATTGTTAACCAAAAAACACAAGGCTCAGAAACTCTCATTGGCCTTGCTGCCTCTTCCGGACTAGCTGTAATGATCATTATATTAGCAACAGGCCACATCTCTGGAGCTCATCTCAACCCATCTATCACCATTGCCTTTGCTGCCCTGAAACACTTTCCATGGAAACAT GTGCCAGTGTACATTGGGGCACAGGTATTGGCATCATTATGTGCTGCATTTGCATTGAAGGGGATATTTCACCCTGTAATGGGAGGGGGGGTCACAGTTCCTTCTGGGGGATACGGTCAAGCTTTTGCTTTAGAGTTCATCACCAGCTTTATTCTCATGTTCGTTGTCACTGCTGTAGCCACCGACACAAGAGCT GTGGGTGAGCTGGCGGGAATCGCGGTAGGGGCTACTGTCATGCTCAACATATTCATTGCTGG GGAAACAACAGGGGCGTCAATGAACCCAGTCAGAACATTAGGGCCAGCCATTGCTGTAAATAACTATAAAGCCATATGGATTTACCTCACTGCCCCGATCCTAGGAGCGCTGTGTGGAGCAGGAACTTACTCTGCTGTCAAGCTGCCGGAAGAAGATGGTGATTCTAACGAGAAAACATCAGCAGCAAGGAGCTTTAGGAGGTGA
- the LOC118054648 gene encoding factor of DNA methylation 1 yields MDHSSEEESDISESEIEDYKDKPLEDLRSGNLRVKVNGFLRCPFCAGKKKQDYKYKDLLQHATGVSKGSASRSAKQKANHLALARYLENELANEAEQTPRQVAPQPIKPSPEQQELFVWPWMGIIVNLTEQRDNEYWMKKFAEYKPLEFCTFLNEVDHSTQAIVRFNRDWDGFMNATRFEQLFDNANHGKKDWKTRKTQPGSSIYGWRARADDHDSDGPIGEYLRREGKLNTISAIVQESNESRNTVVAHLADKIDEANKNLDKLHYNFNEKNMSLRRMLEEKDKLHYAFVEETRKMQRHARENVHRVLAEQEKLNDELESKKKKLDFWSKELNKRETVTERERQKLDDEKKKNDARNSSLQLASMEQRKADENVLRLVEEQKREKEEALKKILQLEKQLDAKQKLEMEIQEIKGKLLVMKHLGDQDDAAVQKKVEEMKDELSQKEDDFTDMESLNQTLIIKERQSNDELQQARKNLIVGLGDMLGARTLIGLKRMGEIDEKPFHNACKERFPEDPLLHASTQCSLWQEKLKNPAWHPFKVIDVDGNAKQILNEEDEELRNLKKEWGDEIYTAVVTALNELEEYNPSGRYVVSELWNFKEGRKATLKEVIAYIVKNINTLKRKKAT; encoded by the exons ATGGATCATAGTTCTGAAGAAGAGTCAGATATAAGTGAATCAGAGATTGAGGACTATAAGGACAAACCGCTAGAAGATTTGAGGTCTGGGAACCTTAGAGTGAAGGTGAATGGGTTCCTAAGGTGCCCTTTCTGTGCTGGTAAAAAGAAGCAGGACTATAAGTACAAGGATCTGCTTCAACATGCAACTGGAGTGTCTAAGGGTTCTGCCAGCAGAAGTGCAAAACAGAAGGCAAACCACCTTGCTTTGGCTAGATATTTGGAGAATGAACTGGCTAACGAAGCAGAGCAAACTCCACGCCAGGTTGCGCCACAGCCCATCAAGCCATCTCCAGAGCAACAGGAGCTCTTTGTATGGCCATGGATGGGAATTATTGTGAATCTGACTGAGCAGAGGGACAATGAGTATTGGATGAAGAAATTTGCTGAATATAAACCCTTAGAGTTTTGTACCTTTTTGAATGAAGTAGACCATTCCACCCAGGCCATAGTGAGGTTCAACCGTGATTGGGATGGCTTTATGAACGCAACAAGATTTGAACAATTATTTGATAATGCAAATCATGGTAAAAAGGACTGGAAAACGAGGAAAACACAACCTGGATCAAGCATTTATGGCTGGCGTGCTCGTGCTGATGATCACGATTCTGATGGGCCAATAGGGGAGTATCTTCGCAGGGAAGGAAAATTGAATACTATTTCTGCCATTGTTCAGGAATCTAATGAAAGCAGAAATACTGTTGTGGCTCACCTAGCTGATAAAATTGACGAGGCAAATAAAAATCTGGATAAGCTGCACTACAACTTCAATGAGAAGAACATGTCTTTAAGAAGGATGCTTGAAGAGAAAGACAAGCTGCACTATGCTTTTGTTGAAG AAACAAGGAAGATGCAGCGACACGCACGTGAAAATGTTCATAGAGTATTGGCAGAGCAggaaaaattgaatgatgaattggagtctaagaaaaaaaagcttgatttcTGGAGCAAAGAATTGAACAAACGTGAAACAGTAACTGAGCGTGAGAGGCAAAAACTTGATGACGAGAAGAAAAAG AATGATGCGAGGAATAGCTCTCTCCAGCTGGCATCCATGGAGCAGAGAAAGGCTGATGAGAATGTCTTAAGACTGGTTGAAGAGCAAAAG agagagaaagaagaggccTTAAAGAAGATACTTCAGTTGGAAAAACAGTTGGATGCCAAACAGAAGTTGGAAATGGAGATTCAAGAGATAAAAGGGAAATTACTGGTGATGAAGCACCTTGGAGATCAAGATGACGCAGCAGTTCAAAAGAAGGTGGAGGAGATGAAGGATGAGTTGAGCCAGAAAGAGGATGATTTTACTGATATGGAATCTCTGAATCAAACTCTCATAATTAAAGAACGCCAAAGCAATGATGAACTTCAACAAGCacgaaaaaatttaatagtg GGTCTGGGAGATATGCTGGGTGCTCGAACTCTTATTGGACTAAAAAGAATGGGAGAAATTGACGAGAAGCCCTTCCATAATGCATGCAAGGAAAGATTTCCTGAGGACCCACTGTTGCATGCTTCCACTCAATGCAGCTTGTGGCAGGAGAAATTGAAGAACCCAGCGTGGCATCCATTTAAAGTTATTGATGTTGATGGGAATGcgaag CAAATACtaaatgaagaagatgaggaGCTACGAAACCTCAAGAAAGAGTGGGGGGATGAGATATACACAGCAGTTGTTACAGCTTTGAATGAGTTGGAAGAGTATAATCCTAGTGGGAGATATGTGGTTTCAGAGCTCTGGAACTTCAAAGAAGGAAGGAAAGCCACATTGAAAGAGGTCATTGCCTATATTGTGAAGAATATAAACACTCTCAAGCGCAAGAAAGCAACATGA
- the LOC118054649 gene encoding probable CCR4-associated factor 1 homolog 6 has protein sequence MSLLPKSDSIHIREVWNDNLEEEFALIREIVDDFPYIAMDTEFPGIVLRPVGNFKNSNDYHYQTLKDNVDVLKLIQLGLTFSDDQGNLPTCGTDKYCIWQFNFREFNVNEDVFANDSIELLRQSGIDLNKNNENGIDAVRFGELLMSSGIVLNDSVYWVTFHSGYDFGYLLKLLTCQNLPDTQAGFFNLINMYFPTLYDIKHLMKFCNSLHGGLNKLAELLEVERIGICHQAGSDSLLTACTFRKLKENFFSGSLEKYAGVLYGLGVENGQITH, from the coding sequence ATGTCGCTGTTGCCGAAAAGTGATTCCATTCACATTCGTGAGGTGTGGAATGACAATCTCGAAGAAGAATTCGCGCTTATCCGTGAAATAGTTGATGATTTCCCTTATATTGCCATGGACACTGAGTTTCCGGGCATTGTGCTGCGTCCGGTGGGTAATTTTAAGAATAGTAATGACTATCATTACCAAACTTTGAAGGATAATGTGGACGTGCTGAAGTTGATTCAACTGGGTCTTACCTTTTCAGATGACCAAGGGAATTTACCAACTTGTGGCACTGATAAGTATTGCATTTGGCAGTTTAATTTCCGCGAGTTCAATGTGAATGAGGATGTTTTTGCAAATGACTCGATTGAGCTTTTGCGTCAGAGTGGGATTGACTTAAATAAGAACAATGAAAATGGTATTGATGCTGTGAGATTTGGTGAGCTCTTGATGTCTTCTGGGATTGTGCTGAATGATAGCGTGTACTGGGTGACTTTTCATAGTGGTTATGATTTTGGGTACTTACTTAAGCTGTTGACGTGCCAGAATTTACCAGATACACAAGCCGGGTTCTTTAATTTGATCAACATGTACTTTCCAACTCTTTATGATATCAAGCATCTGATGAAGTTTTGCAATAGCCTTCATGGAGGGTTGAACAAGCTTGCAGAGTTGTTAGAAGTGGAGAGAATTGGGATATGCCATCAAGCAGGTTCGGATAGTTTGCTTACAGCTTGTACATTcaggaaattgaaagaaaatttcttTAGCGGCTCATTGGAAAAATATGCCGGTGTGTTGTATGGTTTAGGTGTCGAGAATGGACAAATTACTCATTGa